The Corynebacterium poyangense genome includes a window with the following:
- the pks13 gene encoding polyketide synthase Pks13 (Pks13 is a key enzyme in mycolic acid biosynthesis.) — translation MTSRMDMSTQELRSWLREWVAGATGLPLDEVTEDRPLESLGLSSRDAVVLSGELENLLGTRLDATIVYEHPTIASLATRLLSGEPTAPAALPSNLPQHNATAPEIHDIAVVGMAARFPGADNGIEAMWELLVAGQDGTGPLPMGRWSEYSHDPEMSRKIDNTNNDGGFLRDIAHFDAEFFGISPLEAANTDPQQRIILELVWEALEHAHLPANELRGTDVGVFLGSSANDYQVLVSADPAEAHPYAMTGTATSIIANRVSYAFDFRGPSIAIDTACSSSLVAIHQAVRALRTGEISVALAGGVNILANPFINTAFGELGVLSPTSHIHAFSDDADGFIRGEGAGVVVLKRVADAQRDGDNILAVIRGSAVNSDGHSNGITAPNPEAQVAVLQRAYADAGINPAEVDYVEAHGTGTILGDPIEATALGAVLGQGRDMGDPLLLGSAKTNFGHTEAAAGAAGMIKVVLSLMNDTLPPSLHFSTPNRFIDFDAEHLEVVEDPREWPAYSGHRIAGVSGFGFGGTNAHVVVSDYDPARYPEHEDSDNLHAQLATPEGSTPTAAVLPVSGLLPSRRREAAEALADFLSDYGDEDLVPLARSLAKRNHGRSRAAVQASTMEEAIARLRRIAEGKTGTGIHQADSPAVMGPVFVYSGFGSQHRKMAKDLCELSPFFRRRIQELDEVVTREVGWSVMELIDDDEQTYGTETAQTSITTIQIALTDYLTKLGIRPAAVMGMSMGEIAAAYACGGLSAEDALTIASHRSRLMGEGEASLLEDQLGAMAVVELSPEQLSELNQDPQFAQVEPAVYAGPGMTTVGGPRDQVSALVEKLAAEEKFARLLQVKGAGHTSAVEPILGELAAECAMISPKPLTIPLFSSVDKGVTYPEGSVVHDPEYWTRCTRQSVHFQAATEAAFAAGHDTMVEIAPNPVALMGMMNTAFSVGQPNAKLLYVLKRKVSATDSLSDLAAKLYCAGQLVNFSWFYGPGTVLPAPHQVWKHQRYWTNARFASSSNRGLPGQRVTMPDGSVAFSTNADQAPSAGAVLEAAAAAVDPDAQVVHSVDTGDLPAEGELTCTVQRSVGGLAVDLYHIRGENSVQLVAQAFATTASSRTFLTQNAGAADSEEDQPALEQDVDPEISEEPEVEQWRWDPTSGESVEDRLRAIVSESMGYDVDDLPGELPLIDLGLDSLMGMRIKNRVENDFQIPPLQVQALRDASVADVVTMVEDLVAQRHGNAAPAQELTPDVKERPASNAAAVAPRDASERMVFGTWAGITGSAVPGVTSPLPPISEDTAERIAQRLSERAGVEINAADVLAAETLEPLANQVREGFETEVEGNIRVLRARPEGSTAPAVFMFHPAGGSTVTYQPLTRRLPDSVPVYGVERREGSLAERAAEYVADIRRYADGYPVILGGWSFGGALAYEVASQLQGTDVDVKLIALLDTVQPSTPIPDTPEETRARWQRYAAFAKKTYDIDFPIPLELLDSAGEDAVLGMIQEFLATADASAHGLSAAVLQHQHHSFVDNRILDKLDFRRWEKVQVPVVLYKAERMHDGAIELEPHYAEIDPDGGWSAIVEDLDIVQLRGDHLGVVDEPEIGKVGADLTRRIKNLS, via the coding sequence ATGACGTCGCGTATGGATATGAGCACGCAGGAACTGCGGAGCTGGCTTCGAGAGTGGGTAGCCGGAGCCACCGGTTTGCCGCTCGATGAAGTTACTGAGGACCGGCCCTTGGAGTCCTTAGGATTGTCCTCCCGAGATGCGGTAGTACTGTCCGGGGAATTAGAAAACCTCCTGGGCACCAGGCTCGACGCCACGATCGTCTATGAACATCCCACCATCGCGTCTTTAGCTACTCGTTTATTATCTGGAGAACCTACGGCTCCTGCAGCCCTACCGTCGAACCTTCCGCAGCACAACGCTACCGCACCAGAAATCCATGACATCGCGGTGGTAGGCATGGCAGCGCGCTTCCCAGGGGCGGACAACGGCATTGAGGCCATGTGGGAACTTCTAGTTGCCGGACAGGATGGGACCGGCCCGCTCCCTATGGGACGGTGGAGTGAGTATTCTCACGACCCGGAGATGAGCCGAAAAATTGACAACACCAATAACGACGGCGGTTTCTTGAGAGATATCGCTCATTTCGACGCCGAGTTTTTTGGGATCTCTCCGCTAGAAGCCGCCAACACCGACCCGCAGCAGCGCATCATCCTGGAATTGGTGTGGGAGGCTCTCGAACACGCTCATCTTCCCGCTAATGAGCTTAGAGGTACCGACGTCGGCGTTTTCCTTGGCTCATCAGCTAATGATTATCAGGTTCTTGTTTCCGCTGATCCAGCCGAAGCTCATCCCTATGCCATGACCGGCACCGCGACGTCCATTATTGCCAACCGAGTCAGCTATGCCTTTGATTTCCGAGGCCCCTCTATCGCTATTGACACGGCTTGTTCCTCATCCCTCGTGGCGATACACCAGGCAGTTCGGGCCTTGCGCACTGGGGAAATCTCAGTCGCCTTGGCGGGTGGCGTCAACATACTAGCTAATCCCTTTATTAACACCGCGTTCGGGGAACTCGGAGTCTTAAGCCCCACCAGTCACATCCACGCTTTTTCCGATGATGCGGACGGTTTTATCCGTGGCGAAGGCGCCGGGGTAGTGGTACTCAAACGGGTGGCCGATGCCCAACGCGATGGAGATAATATCTTGGCGGTCATTCGCGGAAGCGCAGTGAACTCTGACGGCCACTCCAACGGTATTACCGCACCTAATCCGGAGGCTCAGGTTGCGGTACTGCAACGCGCCTATGCCGATGCCGGTATCAATCCCGCTGAGGTGGATTACGTAGAGGCCCACGGTACGGGCACGATTTTGGGTGATCCTATTGAAGCTACCGCGCTGGGAGCTGTGTTGGGGCAGGGTCGTGACATGGGGGATCCGCTGCTGCTCGGTTCTGCTAAGACAAACTTCGGCCATACTGAGGCGGCAGCCGGAGCAGCCGGAATGATTAAAGTGGTGCTGTCGTTGATGAATGACACCTTGCCGCCATCTTTACACTTCAGCACCCCAAATCGTTTTATCGACTTTGATGCTGAGCACCTGGAAGTAGTGGAAGATCCACGAGAATGGCCGGCTTATTCGGGCCATCGCATCGCCGGAGTTTCCGGATTCGGCTTCGGCGGCACCAACGCCCATGTGGTGGTTAGTGACTATGACCCAGCCCGCTATCCCGAGCACGAAGACTCAGATAATCTCCATGCCCAACTAGCAACCCCTGAAGGTTCGACGCCTACTGCTGCGGTGCTACCGGTATCTGGGTTACTACCTTCGCGTCGTCGAGAAGCCGCTGAAGCCCTCGCTGATTTCCTTAGCGATTATGGGGACGAAGATTTAGTTCCCCTAGCCCGTTCTCTAGCGAAGCGTAATCATGGGCGCTCTCGAGCGGCAGTACAAGCTAGCACCATGGAAGAAGCTATTGCGAGGTTGCGTCGCATAGCGGAGGGTAAAACCGGCACAGGGATTCACCAGGCGGACTCTCCAGCGGTGATGGGCCCAGTCTTTGTTTACTCCGGTTTCGGCTCCCAGCACCGCAAAATGGCGAAAGACCTATGCGAACTCTCTCCCTTTTTCCGCCGCCGCATCCAGGAACTCGACGAGGTCGTAACACGGGAAGTCGGCTGGTCAGTCATGGAGCTCATTGACGATGATGAGCAAACCTATGGCACTGAGACTGCGCAAACCTCCATCACCACTATTCAAATAGCCTTAACAGATTATCTGACTAAGCTGGGGATCCGCCCGGCTGCGGTCATGGGCATGTCCATGGGGGAGATCGCCGCGGCCTATGCCTGTGGAGGCTTAAGCGCTGAGGATGCCTTGACTATTGCTTCTCACCGATCCCGGCTGATGGGTGAGGGGGAAGCAAGTTTGCTGGAGGACCAACTCGGGGCCATGGCAGTGGTGGAATTAAGTCCCGAACAACTATCGGAACTCAATCAGGATCCACAGTTTGCCCAGGTAGAGCCGGCTGTGTATGCCGGGCCGGGGATGACTACTGTTGGTGGTCCACGGGATCAGGTCAGTGCGCTGGTAGAGAAATTAGCCGCTGAGGAGAAATTTGCTCGCTTACTTCAGGTGAAGGGCGCAGGCCATACCTCAGCAGTGGAGCCGATCCTTGGGGAATTAGCCGCTGAATGCGCGATGATCAGCCCGAAACCGCTGACCATCCCTCTCTTTAGCTCGGTGGATAAAGGGGTTACGTACCCGGAGGGGTCGGTAGTTCATGATCCCGAATATTGGACCCGGTGCACCCGCCAGTCCGTCCACTTCCAGGCTGCCACAGAGGCTGCTTTTGCTGCTGGGCATGACACGATGGTGGAAATTGCCCCCAACCCGGTTGCCTTGATGGGCATGATGAATACCGCTTTTAGCGTCGGGCAACCCAATGCCAAGCTGTTATATGTGTTGAAGCGGAAAGTTTCGGCTACGGATTCTCTGAGCGACCTTGCGGCAAAACTCTATTGCGCCGGTCAGCTAGTGAACTTTAGCTGGTTCTACGGTCCGGGCACAGTGCTGCCCGCTCCGCACCAGGTGTGGAAACATCAGCGGTATTGGACCAATGCTCGCTTTGCAAGCTCCAGCAACCGCGGATTGCCGGGGCAACGGGTCACCATGCCCGACGGCAGCGTCGCCTTTTCCACGAATGCAGATCAGGCTCCCTCAGCGGGAGCGGTGCTTGAAGCCGCTGCCGCCGCCGTGGATCCCGACGCCCAGGTAGTACACAGTGTGGATACGGGTGATCTGCCAGCAGAGGGAGAATTAACCTGCACGGTACAGCGGAGTGTAGGTGGTCTAGCCGTGGATCTGTACCACATCCGCGGGGAGAATTCAGTTCAATTGGTGGCTCAGGCTTTTGCTACTACCGCTAGCAGCCGTACTTTCCTCACCCAGAATGCCGGTGCCGCTGATTCAGAGGAAGATCAACCTGCCCTAGAACAGGATGTGGATCCGGAAATCAGTGAAGAACCCGAGGTCGAGCAATGGCGCTGGGATCCTACGAGCGGTGAAAGTGTCGAGGATCGACTGCGAGCCATTGTTTCTGAATCCATGGGCTATGACGTCGATGATCTACCAGGAGAGTTACCGCTTATTGATTTAGGGCTGGACTCTCTTATGGGGATGAGAATTAAAAACCGAGTGGAAAATGACTTCCAAATTCCACCGCTACAGGTGCAAGCTCTACGAGATGCCTCGGTTGCTGATGTGGTCACCATGGTGGAAGATCTCGTGGCTCAACGCCACGGGAACGCCGCCCCGGCCCAGGAACTCACCCCAGATGTGAAGGAACGCCCAGCAAGTAATGCTGCCGCAGTAGCACCCCGAGACGCTTCAGAACGAATGGTTTTTGGAACCTGGGCGGGAATAACTGGCAGCGCCGTGCCAGGGGTAACTAGCCCCCTGCCACCTATAAGCGAAGATACGGCGGAACGTATTGCGCAGCGCCTTAGTGAACGCGCCGGGGTAGAGATTAATGCCGCTGACGTATTAGCTGCTGAAACCCTAGAACCCTTAGCCAACCAGGTTCGGGAAGGTTTTGAAACCGAGGTTGAAGGCAATATCCGGGTGCTTCGAGCCAGACCAGAGGGGTCTACCGCGCCAGCGGTATTCATGTTCCACCCAGCCGGTGGCTCCACGGTGACCTACCAGCCATTAACCCGACGTCTTCCAGATTCTGTGCCGGTATATGGGGTAGAGCGCCGGGAGGGGAGCTTGGCAGAACGCGCAGCCGAGTATGTGGCCGATATCCGCCGCTACGCTGACGGTTACCCAGTAATTCTCGGTGGTTGGAGTTTCGGCGGTGCCTTGGCTTATGAGGTGGCTTCTCAACTTCAGGGCACTGACGTGGATGTGAAGTTAATTGCGCTGCTTGACACCGTTCAGCCCAGTACCCCCATCCCAGATACTCCAGAGGAAACCCGCGCCCGATGGCAGCGCTATGCCGCTTTCGCGAAGAAGACCTATGATATAGATTTTCCGATTCCCCTAGAATTACTTGATTCTGCGGGTGAGGACGCGGTGCTCGGGATGATCCAGGAGTTCTTGGCTACTGCGGATGCTTCGGCTCACGGGCTATCAGCGGCAGTGTTGCAGCACCAGCATCACAGTTTTGTAGATAACCGGATTCTCGATAAATTAGATTTCCGGCGCTGGGAAAAAGTCCAGGTTCCTGTCGTACTGTATAAAGCGGAGCGGATGCATGATGGGGCCATTGAATTAGAACCCCACTATGCCGAAATTGACCCGGATGGTGGTTGGTCCGCTATCGTGGAGGACTTGGATATTGTTCAGCTCCGTGGCGACCACTTAGGCGTCGTGGATGAACCGGAAATTGGGAAGGTTGGCGCGGATTTGACGCGTCGGATTAAGAACCTTTCATAG